GTCGCGCGCGAAGCGTTTGAAAACGGACCGTGGGCGCGCATGAACGCGAGCGAACGCGGCCGGCTGCTCAACAAGCTTGCGGACGCCGTGGAGGAGCACAAAGAGGAGCTCGCGGCGCTCGAATCACTCGACAACGGCAAGCCTCTCAACGACGCGATGGGCGCCGACCTGCCGCTCAGCATCGCGTGCTACCGCTACTACGCGGGCTGGGCCGACAAGATCTTCGGCCAGACCATTCCCATCAACGGGCCGTTCTTCACGTACACGCGCCACGAACCGATCGGTGTCGTGGGGCAGATCATCCCGTGGAACTTCCCGCTCCTCATGCAAGCGTGGAAGTGGGGGCCGGCCCTCGCGTGCGGCAACACTCTCGTGCTGAAGCCCGCGGAGCAGACCCCGCTGACCGCGCTCCGCGTCGCGCAGCTCGCACAGGAAGTCGGGTTCCCCGACGGGGTGATTAACGTTGTCCCCGGGTACGGCCCCACCGCGGGCGCGGCCCTTTCGGGGCACATGGACGTGGACAAGATCGCGTTCACGGGCGAAACCGGGACCGGCAAGATCGTGATGACCGCCGCGGCACAGTCCAACCTCAAGCGCGTGTCACTCGAACTCGGCGGGAAGTCCCCCAACATCGTGTTCGCCGACGCGGACCTCGACGCCGCGGTCGAAGGGGCGTACTTCGGGCTGTTCTTCAACCAGGGGCAGTGCTGCTGCGCCGGGAGTCGGCTGTTCGTGCAAGACTCGGTGTACGATGCGTTCGTCGCCAAGATCGTTGAGAAGGCGAAGGGGCGCAAGGTCGGCGACCCGTTCGCGTCGGACACCGAGCAGGGACCGCAAGTGAGTCAGGAGCAATTCGACCGCGTGCTCGGCTACATCGCGGCGGGCCAGAAGGATGGCGCGAAGATGCTCACGGGTGGCGGGCGCGTGGGCGAGAAGGGGTACTTCGTGCAG
This region of Gemmata massiliana genomic DNA includes:
- a CDS encoding aldehyde dehydrogenase family protein encodes the protein MATANAPAAKPARTKPRVVDQKMLIGGKWVNSASGKTFATTDPTDGSVICNVAEGDKADIDLAVRVAREAFENGPWARMNASERGRLLNKLADAVEEHKEELAALESLDNGKPLNDAMGADLPLSIACYRYYAGWADKIFGQTIPINGPFFTYTRHEPIGVVGQIIPWNFPLLMQAWKWGPALACGNTLVLKPAEQTPLTALRVAQLAQEVGFPDGVINVVPGYGPTAGAALSGHMDVDKIAFTGETGTGKIVMTAAAQSNLKRVSLELGGKSPNIVFADADLDAAVEGAYFGLFFNQGQCCCAGSRLFVQDSVYDAFVAKIVEKAKGRKVGDPFASDTEQGPQVSQEQFDRVLGYIAAGQKDGAKMLTGGGRVGEKGYFVQPTVFGDVKDDMKIAQEEIFGPVMSILRFKDADEVIARGNRTQYGLAAAVWTKDVKKALRLANGLRAGTVWVNCFDVFDAGAPFGGFKMSGIGRELGQYALQLYTEVKTVTMAM